The Streptomyces sp. Alt3 genome has a segment encoding these proteins:
- a CDS encoding HAMP domain-containing protein, giving the protein MKKQRNGTVDVDAAALNRLLAALVAMRDGNFRRRLTVSGDGVLTEIAAVFNEVADRNLHLTGELARVRRVVGREGKLTERLETGACEGSWAAAIDASNELVDDLARPVSEVGRVLSAVADGDLEQRMELRTHAADETVRPLRGEFLKVARTVNNLVDQLSAFTEQVTRVAVEVGTEGKLGGQAQVRGMSGSWKDLTDSVNTMAYRLTAQVRDIALVTTAVAKGDLSRKVTVHVAGEMLQLKNTVNTMVDQLSSFSSEVTRVAREVGTEGELGGQATVPGVAGVWKDLTDSVNTMAGNLTSQVRGIAEVTTAVANGDLSQKVTVSARGEVAQLAETINQMTETLRTFADEVTRVASEVGGEGLLGGQAQVPGAAGTWKDLTDSVNTVFRNLTTQVRDIAQVTTAVASGDMTQKVTVDVAGEMLELKNTVNTMVDQLQAFGSEVTRVAREVGVEGRLGGQAEVPGAAGTWKDLTDSVNTAFRNLTGQVRDIAQVTTAVANGDLSQKVTVDVAGEMLELKNTVNTMVAQLSNFADQVTRMARDVGTEGRLGGQARVDGVSGTWKELTDSVNFMAGNLTSQVRQIAQVTTAVARGDLSQKIDVDARGEILELKNTINTMVDQLSAFADQVTRVAREVGTDGRLGGQAQVPGVAGVWRDLTDSVNGMAGNLTAQVRNIAQVATAVARGDLSQKIDVDARGEILELKNTLNTMVDQLSNFAEQVTRVAREVGTEGILGGQAEVQGVSGTWKDLTQSVNGMANNLTLQVRNIAEVTTAVAKGDLSKKITVDAKGEILELVTTVNTMVDQLMNFGDEVTRVAREVGTEGILGGQARVRGATGIWKDLSENVNLMANNLTNQVRNISRVSSAVANGDLTKKVTVEARGEVAELADTVNTMVTTLSSFADEVTRVAREVGTEGELGGQARVPGVSGTWKDLTESVNSMASNLTGQVRQIATVTTAIAKGDLTKKIDIDARGEIQELKNTINTMVDQLSSFAEQVTRVAREVGTEGQLGGQARVRDVDGTWRDLTESVNEMAGNLTRQVRAIAAVATAVTRGDLNLKIDVDAAGEIQVLQDNINTMIANLRDTTLANKEQDWLKGNLARISGLMQGRRDLDDVASLIMSELTPVVSAQHGAFFLAMATGDTEEVGEGGKDSSYELRMRGSYGYSAGSMPTSFRPGETLIGTAAEEKRTIQVDNVPAGYLKISSGLGEAPPAHVIVLPVLFEGQVLGVIELASFQPFTHIQRDFLNQLAEMIATSVNTISVNTKTEKLLEQSQELTEQLRDRSQELENRQKALQASNAELEEKAELLAQQNRDIEVKNTEIEEARQVLEERAEQLAVSMRYKSEFLANMSHELRTPLNSLLILAKLLADNAEGNLSPKQVEFAETIHGAGSDLLQLINDILDLSKVEAGKMDVSPTRIALVQLVDYVEATFRPLTAEKGLDFSVRVSPELPATLHTDEQRLLQVLRNLLSNAVKFTDSGAVELVIRPAGADVPNAIREHLLEAGSLRDADGDLIAFSVTDTGIGIASSKMLVIFEAFKQADGTTSRKYGGTGLGLSISREIARLLGGEIHAASEPGRGSTFTLYLPLHPSELPPQGYPQLGAGPVEAHEGPAEGALHLEASQSTEPPLGDPANSAGVFRRRRKALGGAAQRPALANGSSRAEAAAAPEEWVQSDQEQPENRRTFRFRGEKVLIVDDDIRNVFALTSVLEQHGLSVLYAENGREGIEVLEQHDDVTIVLMDIMMPEMDGYATTTAIRRMPQFAGLPIVALTAKAMKGDREKAIDCGASDYVTKPVDSDHLLSVMENWMRGE; this is encoded by the coding sequence GTGAAAAAGCAGCGCAATGGAACCGTCGATGTGGACGCGGCAGCTCTCAACAGACTGCTCGCGGCCCTCGTGGCGATGCGTGACGGCAACTTCCGCAGGAGGCTCACCGTCTCCGGCGACGGTGTGCTCACGGAGATCGCCGCCGTCTTCAACGAGGTGGCCGACCGCAACCTGCACCTGACGGGCGAGCTCGCCCGTGTGCGGCGTGTGGTCGGACGCGAGGGGAAACTCACCGAACGCCTGGAGACAGGAGCCTGTGAGGGCTCCTGGGCTGCCGCGATCGATGCCTCCAACGAGCTCGTCGACGACCTGGCGCGCCCTGTGTCCGAAGTCGGACGCGTACTCTCCGCGGTCGCCGACGGTGACCTCGAGCAGCGGATGGAACTGCGTACGCACGCGGCGGACGAGACGGTACGCCCGTTGCGCGGTGAGTTCCTCAAGGTCGCCCGTACGGTCAACAACCTGGTCGACCAGCTGTCCGCGTTCACCGAGCAGGTGACGCGGGTCGCCGTGGAGGTGGGTACCGAGGGCAAGCTGGGAGGCCAGGCCCAGGTCCGCGGTATGTCCGGGTCGTGGAAGGACCTCACGGACTCCGTGAACACCATGGCCTACCGGCTCACGGCCCAGGTGCGCGACATCGCCCTGGTGACGACAGCCGTGGCCAAGGGAGACCTGTCACGGAAGGTCACCGTCCATGTGGCCGGTGAGATGCTCCAGCTGAAGAACACCGTCAACACGATGGTCGACCAGCTGTCCTCGTTCTCCTCCGAGGTGACCCGGGTCGCCCGCGAGGTGGGTACCGAGGGAGAGCTCGGAGGACAGGCGACGGTGCCCGGGGTCGCCGGGGTCTGGAAGGACCTCACCGACTCCGTCAACACGATGGCCGGGAACCTCACGTCCCAGGTGCGTGGCATCGCCGAGGTGACGACAGCCGTCGCGAACGGTGATCTGTCCCAGAAGGTCACGGTGAGCGCCCGCGGCGAGGTCGCGCAGCTCGCCGAGACGATCAACCAGATGACCGAGACCCTGCGTACCTTCGCGGACGAGGTGACGCGCGTCGCGAGCGAGGTCGGCGGCGAGGGGCTCCTCGGTGGCCAGGCCCAGGTGCCGGGCGCCGCGGGCACCTGGAAGGACCTCACGGACTCGGTCAACACGGTCTTCCGGAACCTGACGACGCAGGTGCGTGACATCGCGCAGGTGACCACCGCGGTGGCCAGCGGCGACATGACGCAGAAGGTCACGGTCGACGTGGCCGGCGAGATGCTGGAGCTGAAGAACACCGTCAACACGATGGTGGACCAGCTCCAGGCCTTCGGTTCGGAGGTGACCCGGGTCGCGCGGGAGGTCGGCGTCGAGGGGCGCCTCGGCGGTCAGGCCGAGGTTCCCGGGGCGGCCGGGACCTGGAAGGACCTCACCGACTCGGTGAACACCGCCTTCCGTAACCTCACGGGCCAGGTGCGTGACATCGCGCAGGTGACCACGGCCGTCGCCAACGGCGATCTGTCGCAGAAGGTCACCGTGGATGTCGCCGGCGAGATGCTGGAGCTGAAGAACACCGTCAACACGATGGTGGCGCAGCTGTCCAACTTCGCCGACCAGGTGACACGGATGGCCCGGGACGTGGGCACCGAAGGCCGTCTGGGCGGTCAGGCCCGCGTCGACGGTGTCTCCGGTACCTGGAAGGAGCTCACCGACTCCGTCAACTTCATGGCCGGGAACCTGACCTCCCAGGTGCGCCAGATCGCTCAGGTGACCACGGCGGTGGCGCGGGGTGACCTGTCGCAGAAGATCGACGTGGACGCCCGGGGCGAGATCCTGGAGCTGAAGAACACGATCAACACCATGGTCGACCAGCTCTCCGCCTTCGCCGACCAGGTGACGCGGGTCGCCCGTGAGGTGGGTACGGACGGACGCCTCGGCGGCCAGGCCCAGGTGCCCGGTGTGGCCGGTGTGTGGCGTGATCTGACCGACTCGGTGAACGGCATGGCGGGCAACCTGACCGCCCAGGTCCGGAACATCGCGCAGGTCGCGACGGCGGTGGCCCGGGGTGACCTGTCGCAGAAGATCGACGTGGACGCCCGGGGCGAGATCCTGGAGTTGAAGAACACCCTCAACACCATGGTCGACCAGCTCTCGAACTTCGCGGAGCAGGTGACGCGGGTCGCCCGTGAGGTGGGTACGGAAGGCATCCTCGGCGGCCAGGCGGAGGTGCAGGGCGTCTCGGGTACGTGGAAGGACCTCACCCAGTCCGTCAACGGCATGGCGAACAACCTGACGCTTCAGGTGCGCAACATCGCCGAGGTGACCACGGCGGTCGCGAAGGGTGATCTCTCCAAGAAGATCACCGTCGACGCCAAGGGCGAGATCCTCGAACTGGTCACGACCGTCAACACGATGGTCGACCAGCTCATGAACTTCGGTGACGAGGTGACCCGGGTCGCGCGCGAGGTGGGTACCGAGGGCATTCTCGGCGGTCAGGCCCGGGTGCGTGGGGCCACGGGCATCTGGAAGGACCTCAGCGAGAACGTCAACCTGATGGCCAACAACCTGACCAACCAGGTGCGCAACATCTCCAGGGTCTCGTCCGCCGTCGCCAACGGTGACCTGACGAAGAAGGTGACGGTCGAGGCTCGCGGTGAGGTCGCGGAACTCGCGGACACCGTCAACACCATGGTGACGACTCTGTCCTCGTTCGCCGACGAGGTGACCCGGGTGGCCCGCGAGGTGGGTACCGAGGGAGAGCTCGGCGGCCAGGCGCGTGTGCCGGGTGTCTCGGGCACCTGGAAGGACCTCACCGAGTCGGTGAACTCGATGGCGTCGAACCTGACCGGCCAGGTTCGCCAGATCGCCACGGTCACCACGGCCATCGCCAAGGGCGACCTCACCAAGAAGATCGACATCGACGCGCGCGGTGAGATCCAGGAGCTGAAGAACACCATCAACACGATGGTCGACCAGCTCTCTTCCTTCGCCGAGCAGGTGACCCGGGTGGCCCGTGAAGTGGGTACCGAGGGGCAGCTGGGCGGACAGGCCCGGGTCCGGGACGTCGACGGAACCTGGCGCGACCTCACCGAGTCGGTGAACGAGATGGCCGGGAACCTGACCCGTCAGGTGCGTGCCATCGCGGCCGTCGCCACCGCGGTGACCCGGGGCGATCTCAACCTCAAGATCGATGTCGACGCCGCCGGCGAGATCCAGGTCCTGCAGGACAACATCAACACGATGATCGCCAACCTGCGCGACACGACGCTGGCCAACAAGGAGCAGGACTGGCTCAAGGGCAACCTCGCCAGGATCTCCGGCCTCATGCAGGGCCGCCGCGACCTGGACGACGTCGCCTCGCTGATCATGAGCGAGCTGACGCCGGTCGTCTCCGCGCAGCACGGCGCGTTCTTCCTGGCCATGGCCACGGGTGACACCGAGGAGGTCGGCGAGGGCGGCAAGGACAGCTCGTACGAGCTGCGCATGCGCGGCAGTTACGGCTACTCGGCGGGCTCCATGCCGACCTCGTTCCGGCCGGGTGAGACGCTCATCGGCACGGCTGCCGAGGAGAAGCGGACGATCCAGGTGGACAACGTACCGGCGGGGTACCTGAAGATCTCCTCCGGCCTCGGCGAGGCGCCGCCCGCGCACGTGATCGTGCTCCCGGTGCTCTTCGAGGGCCAGGTGCTCGGTGTGATCGAGCTGGCGTCGTTCCAGCCGTTCACGCACATCCAGCGGGACTTCCTCAACCAGCTGGCCGAGATGATCGCCACGAGCGTCAACACCATCAGCGTCAACACGAAGACCGAGAAACTCCTCGAACAGTCCCAGGAGCTCACCGAGCAGCTTCGCGACCGTTCGCAGGAGCTCGAGAACCGGCAGAAGGCGCTGCAGGCATCCAACGCCGAGCTCGAGGAGAAGGCCGAACTGCTGGCCCAGCAGAACCGCGACATCGAGGTGAAGAACACCGAGATCGAGGAGGCGCGGCAGGTCCTGGAGGAGCGCGCCGAGCAGCTCGCCGTCTCGATGCGATACAAGTCCGAGTTCCTCGCGAACATGTCGCACGAGCTGCGTACGCCGCTCAACTCGCTGCTCATCCTGGCCAAGCTGCTCGCGGACAACGCCGAGGGCAATCTCTCGCCGAAGCAGGTGGAGTTCGCCGAGACGATCCACGGGGCGGGCTCCGACCTGCTCCAGCTGATCAACGACATCCTCGACCTGTCCAAGGTCGAGGCGGGCAAGATGGACGTCAGTCCGACGCGGATCGCCCTGGTGCAGTTGGTGGACTACGTGGAGGCGACCTTCCGGCCGCTCACCGCGGAGAAGGGGCTCGACTTCTCCGTGCGGGTCTCCCCGGAGCTCCCCGCCACGCTGCACACGGACGAGCAGAGGCTGCTGCAGGTCCTGCGCAACCTCCTGTCCAACGCGGTCAAGTTCACCGACAGCGGCGCGGTGGAACTGGTCATCAGGCCGGCGGGCGCCGACGTGCCGAACGCCATCAGGGAGCACCTGCTGGAAGCCGGTTCGCTGCGTGACGCCGACGGAGACCTGATCGCCTTCTCGGTCACAGACACCGGTATCGGCATCGCGTCGAGCAAGATGCTGGTGATCTTCGAGGCGTTCAAGCAGGCGGACGGTACGACCAGCCGCAAGTACGGGGGGACGGGTCTGGGTCTCTCCATCAGCCGGGAGATCGCCCGTCTGCTGGGCGGCGAGATCCACGCGGCGAGTGAGCCCGGACGTGGTTCGACCTTCACCCTGTATCTGCCGCTGCACCCGAGCGAGCTGCCTCCGCAGGGTTACCCGCAGTTGGGGGCCGGGCCGGTCGAGGCCCACGAGGGCCCGGCCGAGGGCGCCCTGCACCTGGAGGCGTCACAGAGCACCGAACCGCCGCTGGGGGATCCGGCCAACTCGGCCGGGGTGTTCCGGCGCCGCCGCAAGGCCCTGGGTGGAGCGGCGCAGCGGCCCGCCCTGGCGAACGGCAGTTCCCGGGCGGAGGCCGCCGCGGCCCCGGAGGAGTGGGTGCAGAGCGATCAGGAACAGCCGGAGAACCGCCGGACGTTCCGTTTCCGCGGGGAGAAGGTGCTGATCGTCGACGACGACATCCGAAACGTCTTCGCCCTCACCAGCGTGCTGGAGCAGCACGGGTTGTCGGTGCTGTACGCGGAGAACGGGCGGGAAGGTATCGAAGTCCTTGAGCAGCACGATGATGTGACGATCGTTCTGATGGACATCATGATGCCCGAGATGGATGGCTATGCGACGACGACGGCGATCCGCAGGATGCCGCAGTTCGCGGGGCTGCCGATCGTCGCGCTGACCGCCAAGGCGATGAAGGGCGACCGCGAGAAGGCGATCGACTGCGGAGCTTCCGACTACGTGACGAAGCCGGTCGATTCCGATCATCTGCTGTCGGTGATGGAGAATTGGATGCGCGGAGAGTGA